The following are encoded together in the Xiphophorus hellerii strain 12219 chromosome 3, Xiphophorus_hellerii-4.1, whole genome shotgun sequence genome:
- the LOC116717237 gene encoding C-type lectin domain family 12 member B-like isoform X2 has translation MKSKEDNNINSTVNIKNEKPSPESRAEEEASTLYHSCLMLLCFLIFSALIAARIVITMQMSRKTTMQQTEINNLIKENEKVTEENKMMQNKNKELSRERDDLNKTLEIIQTSFSFPVKDYYSNKGCKPCQKNWIPFQEKCYFFFEEPAPWKTWTESRKFCQDKHADLVVIDDLEEQKFVSNHTKFYYDIFHGYWMGLQQTNNTWTWVDGRRDTLGFWTKEAHSKPEARALLIPWRNHTENWERETGGFLCKFICEHEAVICSV, from the exons GTCGAGCAGAAGAGGAAGCGTCAACACTTTATCACTCTTGTCTgatgctgctgtgttttctgattttttctgCCCTCATAGCTGCAAGAATTGTCATCACCATGCAGA tgagCAGGAAGACGACCATGCAGCAGACAGAAATCAATAACCTaatcaaagaaaatgagaaagtgactgaggaaaataaaatgatgcagaacaaaaacaaggagCTGAGCCGAGAGAGAGATGACCTGAACAAGACTCTGGAAATCATCCAGACGTCTTTCAGCTTTCCTGTAAAAGACTACTATTCTAACAAAG GGTGTAAACCGTGCCAGAAGAACTGGATTCCCTTCCAGGAaaaatgctacttttttttCGAAGAACCAGCTCCTTGGAAAACCTGGACAGAAAGTAGAAAGTTCTGTCAGGACAAACATGCAGATTTGGTTGTTATTGATGATCTGGAGGAGCAG AAATTTGTCAGCAATCACACCAAATTCTACTATGACATTTTCCATGGATACTGGATGGGATTACAACAAACTAACAACACCTGGACCTGGGTTGATGGACGAAGAGACACTCTTGG gttCTGGACGAAGGAGGCGCACAGTAAACCAGAAGCAAGAGCACTGCTGATCCCATGGAGAAACCACACAGAGAACTGGGAGAGAGAAACAGGAGGTTTTCTCTGCAAATTCATCTGTGAGCACGAAGCTGTTATTTGCTCCGTCTGA